ACCCTCACCCTGTCGCTGAAGTACGGCCCCAACCGCGAGCGGTCGATTGCCGGCATCAAGCGCGTGTCGAAGCCCGGCCTTCGTGTCTACGCGAAGTCGACCGAGATTCCCCACGTTCTGGGTGGCCTCGGCGTCGCGATCCTGTCCACCTCCTCGGGTCTTCTGACCGACCGCGAGGCGACGCAGAAGGGCGTGGGTGGGGAAGTCCTCGCCTACGTGTGGTGATCCGTCATGTCACGTATTGGACGCATGCCGATCGACATCCCCGGGGGAGTCGACGTGAAGATCGACGGCCAGGCCGTCACCGTCAAGGGCCCGAAGGGTGAGCTGTCGCTCACCGTGGCGAGCCCCATCGAGGTCGCTATCGAGGAGGGCCAGGTCGTCGTGACCCGTCCCGACGACGAGCGCAACTCGCGCTCGCTGCACGGCCTGACCCGCACGCTGATCGCGAACCAGATCATCGGCGTGACGCAGGGCTACTCGAAGGGTCTCGAGGTCGTCGGCACCGGTTACCGTGTGCAGGCCAAGGGTTCCTCGGTCGAGTTCGCACTCGGCTTCTCACACCCGGTGACGGTCGACCCGCCCGCGGGCATCACGTTCACCGTCGAAGGCAACAACAAGCTCACCGTCAGCGGCATCGACAAGCAGGCCGTGGGCGAGGTCGCCGCGAACATTCGCAAGATCCGCAAGCCCGAGCCGTACAAGGGCAAGGGCATCCGCTACGCGGGCGAGGTCGTTCGCCGCAAGGCCGGAAAGGCTGGTAAGTAACCATGGGTCTCGGTACTCGAGGGAAGAGCAAGACGGCCGCGAAGAGCCGTCGCCACGCGCGTCTGCGCAAGCGGGTCGTGGGCACGGCCGAGCGTCCCCGTCTCGTCGTGACGCGCTCGGCGCGCCACGTGTTCGTGCAGATCGTCGACGACAGCAAGGGTCACACCCTCGCCAGCGCGTCGACCATGGAGGGCGACCTCCGCACGTTCGACGGCGACAAGACCGCGAAGGCGCGCAAGGTGGGCGAGCTGCTCGCCGAGCGTGCGAAGAATGCCGGTGTGGAGGCAGTCGTCTTCGACCGGGGTGGTAACCGTTACGCCGGACGCGTTGCGGCGATCGCCGATGGAGCGCGAGAGGCAGGGTTGAGCCTGTGAGCGAGACAGAATTCACCAACAACGCGAAGGAGCAGACCGTGGCGGCAGAGGCCCCCGTGGAGACCGCTGCGTCGTCGCAGTCGAACACCACTGAGACGCGCGAGCCGCGTCGTGGTGGCCGCGACCGCAACCAGGGCCGCGACCGCGGTGCGCGCGAGACCGAGAAGAGCCCCTTCCTCGAGCGCGTCGTGACGATCAACCGCGTTTCGAAGGTCGTCAAGGGTGGTCGTCGCTTCAGCTTCACCGCTCTCGTCGTCGTCGGTGACGGCAACGGCATGGTCGGCGTCGGCTACGGCAAGGCCCGCGAGGTTCCGACCGCGATCTCGAAGGGCGTCGAGGAGGCGAAGAAGAACTTCTTCCGCGTTCCCCGCGTCGCCCAGACGATCCCGCACCCCGTGCAGGGTGAGGCCGCGGCCGGCGTCGTGCTGCTGCGTCCCGCCGCCGCCGGTACCGGTGTTATCGCCGGTGGTCCGGTGCGCGCCGTGCTTGAGTGCGCCGGAATCCACGACGTTCTGAGCAAGTCGCTCGGTTCGTCGAACACGATCAACATCGTTCACGCGACCGTCGAGGCGCTGAAGATGCTCGAGGAGCCCCGCGCCGTCGCCGCTCGCCGTGGCCTGGACTTCGAAGACGTGGCTCCCGCCCGTCTCGTCCGCGCCGAGGCCGAGGCCGCGAAGGCCGCAGCCGGAAAGGCGGGTGCATGATGGCTCAGCGCCTCAAGGTGACCCAGATCAAGTCCGTAATCAGCGAGAAGCAGAACCAGCGCGACACCCTGCGCAGCCTGGGCCTCAAGCGCATCGGCGACAGTGTCGTGCGCGAGGACACCCCGGCCAACCGTGGGTACGTCAAGACGGTCGCGCACCTCGTGACGGTCGAGGAGATTGACTAATGGCTGAAGAAGAGAAGAAGGCCCCGGCGAAGAAGGCTCCTGCAGCCTCGAAGCCGGCCGCCGAGAAGAAGCCGGCTGCGGCCAAGGCGGATGCTGACAAGGCTCCCGCGAAGAAGGCTCCCGCCGCCAAGAAGCCGGCCGCCGAGAAGGCTGCCACCACGGCTAAGGCTGACGCTCCCGCCGCGGAGAAGAAGGCTCCCGCCAAGAAGGCCCCCGCGAAGAAGGCGGAGTCGACCGACGCCGCCCGCCCGCAGGTGCTGAAGGTTCACCACCTGCGGCCCGCCGCGGGTGCCAAGAAGGACCGCACCCGCGTGGGTCGTGGTGAAGGCTCGAAGGGT
The sequence above is a segment of the Microcella alkaliphila genome. Coding sequences within it:
- the rpsH gene encoding 30S ribosomal protein S8, with the protein product MTMTDPVADMLTRLRNANSAHHESVSMPSSKLKTGLAEILKREGYITDWAVEDARVGKTLTLSLKYGPNRERSIAGIKRVSKPGLRVYAKSTEIPHVLGGLGVAILSTSSGLLTDREATQKGVGGEVLAYVW
- the rplF gene encoding 50S ribosomal protein L6 — its product is MSRIGRMPIDIPGGVDVKIDGQAVTVKGPKGELSLTVASPIEVAIEEGQVVVTRPDDERNSRSLHGLTRTLIANQIIGVTQGYSKGLEVVGTGYRVQAKGSSVEFALGFSHPVTVDPPAGITFTVEGNNKLTVSGIDKQAVGEVAANIRKIRKPEPYKGKGIRYAGEVVRRKAGKAGK
- the rplR gene encoding 50S ribosomal protein L18, which produces MGLGTRGKSKTAAKSRRHARLRKRVVGTAERPRLVVTRSARHVFVQIVDDSKGHTLASASTMEGDLRTFDGDKTAKARKVGELLAERAKNAGVEAVVFDRGGNRYAGRVAAIADGAREAGLSL
- the rpsE gene encoding 30S ribosomal protein S5, whose translation is MSETEFTNNAKEQTVAAEAPVETAASSQSNTTETREPRRGGRDRNQGRDRGARETEKSPFLERVVTINRVSKVVKGGRRFSFTALVVVGDGNGMVGVGYGKAREVPTAISKGVEEAKKNFFRVPRVAQTIPHPVQGEAAAGVVLLRPAAAGTGVIAGGPVRAVLECAGIHDVLSKSLGSSNTINIVHATVEALKMLEEPRAVAARRGLDFEDVAPARLVRAEAEAAKAAAGKAGA
- the rpmD gene encoding 50S ribosomal protein L30, yielding MAQRLKVTQIKSVISEKQNQRDTLRSLGLKRIGDSVVREDTPANRGYVKTVAHLVTVEEID